In one window of Ptiloglossa arizonensis isolate GNS036 chromosome 5, iyPtiAriz1_principal, whole genome shotgun sequence DNA:
- the LOC143147026 gene encoding uncharacterized protein LOC143147026, producing the protein MPAPPPPPPPVFNASSSSTGDQDRTLLLQSIRAGKTLKKTVTVDKSLPAVSGRIKGEPGNSSSSNNRENNSSNVVTSGINNTSNGGPIGLGGLFSSGMPKLKPIGIRPSSSEKDTCNVNNTNFTQSTTPSIKRGPPPVPPPASQKPQMFVQKANSTQGHSTTDSVSSITEVPKGFGKPTLAPKPPTTPSTALHKPSPPPKKLNLTTGTSVSRAQSMRLLRSPPVLAPTPPSLHQSQDCLNETQPRPTNRVLRPPVAKPPSPPTSRVNSSTTIATRAAPPPPSRVTVSAPCIPPPPPPLPHRPAPTHQRLAPPPPPPPTPPTRSSSMRNGQSMNSLDLEVRFADTFHSIANFPPPEQFKGFAKVYSSRNAAKQQAPAPPMQTSSISNTMVPLNTTSGG; encoded by the exons ATGCCTGCaccacctcctccaccacctcctgtTTTCAATGCATCGAGTTCCAGTACTGGAGATCAGGATAGAACTTTACTTCTTCAATCGATTAGAGCTGGAAAAACCTTAAAGAAAACTGTGACTGTAGATAAGAGCCTGCCTGCAGTTAGTG GTAGAATAAAAGGAGAACCAGGAAATTCCTCTTCCTCTAATAACAGAGAAAATAATAGTTCTAATGTAGTAACCAGTGGCATTAATAATACAAGTAATGGAGGACCCATAGGATTAGGTGGATTATTCTCTAGTGGTATGCCAAAATTGAAGCCTATAGGAATTAGGCCATCTTCGAGTGAAAAGGACACCtgtaatgtaaataatacaaatttcactCAATCCACTACACCTAGTATAAAACGAGGTCCACCTCCAGTTCCACCACCAGCTTCACAAAAGCCACAAATGTTTGTTCAG AAAGCTAACTCGACACAGGGACATAGCACTACAGATTCTGTGAGTTCCATTACTGAAGTGCCCAAGGGATTTGGGAAACCAACTCTTGCACCTAAGCCACCTACAACCCCATCAACTGCACTGCACAAGCCATCACCACCTCCTAAGAAATTAAACTTGACTACTGGAACAAGTGTATCGAGAGCACAAAGTATGCGGTTGCTTAGATCACCACCTGTGCTTGCACCGACCCCACCATCTCTTCATCAATCACAAGATTGCTTGAATGAAACTCAACCAAGGCCGACGAATAGAGTTCTTAGACCTCCAGTTGCGAAACCACCCTCTCCTCCTACTTCCCGAGTGAATAGCTCGACTACCATAGCAACAAGGgcagcaccaccaccaccttctAGAGTCACAGTTAGTGCTCCGTGTATACCGCCTCCACCTCCGCCACTTCCACATCGTCCTGCTCCCACTCATCAGAGACTGGctccaccgccgccgcctccaCCAACTCCTCCTACAAGGAGTTCCTCGATGCGCAATGGACAAAGTATGAACAGCTTAGACCTAGAGGTACGATTCGCGGACACGTTTCATTCTATTGCGAATTTTCCACCGCCGGAGCAGTTCAAAGGATTCGCAAAAGTCTACAGCAGCAGAAACG CGGCAAAACAACAGGCTCCTGCACCACCTATGCAAACGTCTTCTATATCCAATACAATGGTACCATTAAATACGACATCTGGGGGTTAA
- the LOC143147025 gene encoding ATP-binding cassette sub-family F member 3 isoform X2: MRQICVKLLEMLKGGSNDESVERKKNGVNKVLNAPVHLGTMAATLEAQVEQIKSIWVTTRDDGMKVDAKKLEKAEAKLQQKQEKRVNTESAGRVNTTNHSIEAASASQMTSKKDSRMETKGGVNKTQDIKIENFDVAYGDRILLQGADLTLAFGRRYGLIGRNGLGKTTLLRMISSKQLRIPSHIRVLHVEQEVAGNDTSALESVLECDQERSMLLSKEAELQATIEKDGGKAGDTLGEELHRVYEAMQLAEVDKAPARASAILSGLGFSVVRQSWPTKSFSGGWRMRLALARALFSRPNLLLLDEPTNMLDIKAILWLEKYLQSWPTTLLVVSHDRNFLDTVPTDILYLRAQKIEAYRGNYEQFAKTKGERERNQQREYEAQQAKRAHVQEFIDRFRYNANRASSVQSKIKMLEKLPELKPMEKEGEVTLRFPDVEQLSPPILQLNEVSFSYTGGSDNVIFTGVNLTGSLQSRICIVGENGAGKTTLLKIITGTLSPTKGTVHVHRNLKFGYFSQHHVDQLDMRVCPVELLQNHFPGKPIEEYRRMLGSFGISGNLALQTISSLSGGQKSRVAFALMCAAMPNFLVLDEPTNHLDIESIEALGKALNTCQAGVILVSHDERLIRMVCTELWVCGEGSVRCIEGGFDEYRKIVERELEM; the protein is encoded by the exons ATGAG ACAAATATGCGTGAAGTTACTGGAAATGTTGAAAGGCGGTTCAAACGACGAAAGcgttgaaaggaaaaaaaatggaGTGAATAAAGTGTTAAATGCGCCTGTTCATTTGGGTACTATGGCTGCTACTTTGGAGGCTCAAGTAGAACAAATAAAAAGTATATGGGTCACCACAAGGGATGATGGCATG aaagtGGATGCTAAGAAATTGGAAAAAGCAGAGGCAAAGTTACAACAGAAACAGGAAAAACGAGTTAACACAGAGTCAGCTGGACGTGTTAATACCACAAATCATAGTATAGAAGCAGCAAGTGCAAGTCAAATGACAAGTAAAAAAGACAGTAGAATGGAAACCAAGGGTGGTGTAAATAAAACTCAAGATATTAAAATAGAGAATTTTGATGTAGCGTATGGAGATAGAATTTTATTGCAAGGAGCTGATTTAACACTTGCGTTTGGTAGACGCTATGGCCTTATTGGCAGAAATGGACTTGGTAAAACCACTTTGTTGAGAATGATATCTAG cAAACAATTGAGAATACCTTCTCACATAAGAGTGCTACATGTAGAACAGGAAGTTGCTGGCAATGATACTTCTGCCCTTGAGTCTGTATTAGAGTGTGATCAAGAGCGAAGTATGTTACTCAGTAAAGAAGCAGAGTTGCAAGCAACAATAGAAAAAGATGGTGGCAAAGCAGGAGATACGTTAGGTGAAGAATTACACAGAGTGTACGAAGCAATGCAATTAGCTGAAGTAGATAAAGCACCTGCTAGAGCAAGTGCTATATTATCAGGACTCGGGTTTTCTGTTGTAAGACAATCGTGGCCAACTAAATCTTTTTCCGGTGGTTGGCGGATGAGACTTGCATTAGCGCGGGCGCTATTCTCTAGGCCGAATTTACTGTTACTCGATGAACCTACAAATATGCTTGATATCAAAGCGATACTttggttggaaaaatatttacaatcttGGCCAACCACGTTACTTGTAGTTTCACATGATCGAAACTTTTTGGATACG GTTCCCACGGATATATTATACTTACGAGCTCAAAAAATAGAGGCATATCGTGGTAATTACGAACAGTTCGCGAAGACCAAAGGAGAACGCGAAAGGAACCAGCAGAGAGAATACGAAGCTCAACAAGCAAAAAGAGCTCACGTGCAGGAGTTTATTGATCGGTTCCGATACAATGCCAATCGTGCTTCGAGTGTAcagagtaaaataaaaatgttggaGAAGCT GCCAGAATTAAAACCAATGGAAAAAGAGGGAGAAGTAACACTTCGGTTTCCAGACGTCGAACAATTAAGCCCACCAATATTGCAACTCAATGAAGTGTCCTTCAGTTACACTGGAGGAAGTGATAATGTGATATTCACTGGAGTAAATCTTACCGGCAGCTTGCAATCTCGCATTTGTATTGTAGGAGAGAATGGTGCAGGTAAAACAacgcttttaaaaataataactggTACTTTGAGTCCAACGAAGGGTACCGTACATGTCCATCGAAATTTGAAGTTTGGATACTTTAGTCAGCATCATGTCGATCAACTGGATATGCGTGTATGTCCGGTCGAGTTGTTACAAAATCACTTTCCAG GTAAACCTATTGAGGAATATAGGAGAATGCTTGGAAGTTTTGGAATAAGTGGTAATTTAGCCTTACAAACTATAAGTTCTCTGTCTGGTGGACAAAAGTCTAGAGTTGCCTTCGCGCTAATGTGCGCTGCTATGCCCAACTTTTTAGTGCTTGATGAACCCACGAATCATCTTGATATTGAGTCAATCGAAGCATTAGGAAAAGCATTGAATACCTGCCaa GCTGGTGTAATATTAGTTTCGCACGACGAAAGGTTAATTCGTATGGTGTGCACTGAACTCTGGGTATGCGGAGAAGGTTCCGTTCGGTGCATCGAGGGAGGATTTGACGAATACCGTAAGATCGTTGAAAGAGAACTTGAAATGTAA
- the LOC143147025 gene encoding ATP-binding cassette sub-family F member 3 isoform X1, which yields MAVCGEYIRSQFPTIDDDLYQYVEGILDSSKDDFEDGDEVYEAIGEVLHEVAEKPENEVRQICVKLLEMLKGGSNDESVERKKNGVNKVLNAPVHLGTMAATLEAQVEQIKSIWVTTRDDGMKVDAKKLEKAEAKLQQKQEKRVNTESAGRVNTTNHSIEAASASQMTSKKDSRMETKGGVNKTQDIKIENFDVAYGDRILLQGADLTLAFGRRYGLIGRNGLGKTTLLRMISSKQLRIPSHIRVLHVEQEVAGNDTSALESVLECDQERSMLLSKEAELQATIEKDGGKAGDTLGEELHRVYEAMQLAEVDKAPARASAILSGLGFSVVRQSWPTKSFSGGWRMRLALARALFSRPNLLLLDEPTNMLDIKAILWLEKYLQSWPTTLLVVSHDRNFLDTVPTDILYLRAQKIEAYRGNYEQFAKTKGERERNQQREYEAQQAKRAHVQEFIDRFRYNANRASSVQSKIKMLEKLPELKPMEKEGEVTLRFPDVEQLSPPILQLNEVSFSYTGGSDNVIFTGVNLTGSLQSRICIVGENGAGKTTLLKIITGTLSPTKGTVHVHRNLKFGYFSQHHVDQLDMRVCPVELLQNHFPGKPIEEYRRMLGSFGISGNLALQTISSLSGGQKSRVAFALMCAAMPNFLVLDEPTNHLDIESIEALGKALNTCQAGVILVSHDERLIRMVCTELWVCGEGSVRCIEGGFDEYRKIVERELEM from the exons ATGGCAGTCTGTGGGGAATATATTCGCAGTCAATTTCCTACAATAGACGATGATTTGTATCAATATGTGGAAG GTATTTTAGACAGTTCGAAAGATGACTTCGAGGATGGCGACGAAGTGTACGAAGCGATAGGAGAAGTATTGCACGAGGTCGCCGAGAAACCAGAGAATGAGGTTAG ACAAATATGCGTGAAGTTACTGGAAATGTTGAAAGGCGGTTCAAACGACGAAAGcgttgaaaggaaaaaaaatggaGTGAATAAAGTGTTAAATGCGCCTGTTCATTTGGGTACTATGGCTGCTACTTTGGAGGCTCAAGTAGAACAAATAAAAAGTATATGGGTCACCACAAGGGATGATGGCATG aaagtGGATGCTAAGAAATTGGAAAAAGCAGAGGCAAAGTTACAACAGAAACAGGAAAAACGAGTTAACACAGAGTCAGCTGGACGTGTTAATACCACAAATCATAGTATAGAAGCAGCAAGTGCAAGTCAAATGACAAGTAAAAAAGACAGTAGAATGGAAACCAAGGGTGGTGTAAATAAAACTCAAGATATTAAAATAGAGAATTTTGATGTAGCGTATGGAGATAGAATTTTATTGCAAGGAGCTGATTTAACACTTGCGTTTGGTAGACGCTATGGCCTTATTGGCAGAAATGGACTTGGTAAAACCACTTTGTTGAGAATGATATCTAG cAAACAATTGAGAATACCTTCTCACATAAGAGTGCTACATGTAGAACAGGAAGTTGCTGGCAATGATACTTCTGCCCTTGAGTCTGTATTAGAGTGTGATCAAGAGCGAAGTATGTTACTCAGTAAAGAAGCAGAGTTGCAAGCAACAATAGAAAAAGATGGTGGCAAAGCAGGAGATACGTTAGGTGAAGAATTACACAGAGTGTACGAAGCAATGCAATTAGCTGAAGTAGATAAAGCACCTGCTAGAGCAAGTGCTATATTATCAGGACTCGGGTTTTCTGTTGTAAGACAATCGTGGCCAACTAAATCTTTTTCCGGTGGTTGGCGGATGAGACTTGCATTAGCGCGGGCGCTATTCTCTAGGCCGAATTTACTGTTACTCGATGAACCTACAAATATGCTTGATATCAAAGCGATACTttggttggaaaaatatttacaatcttGGCCAACCACGTTACTTGTAGTTTCACATGATCGAAACTTTTTGGATACG GTTCCCACGGATATATTATACTTACGAGCTCAAAAAATAGAGGCATATCGTGGTAATTACGAACAGTTCGCGAAGACCAAAGGAGAACGCGAAAGGAACCAGCAGAGAGAATACGAAGCTCAACAAGCAAAAAGAGCTCACGTGCAGGAGTTTATTGATCGGTTCCGATACAATGCCAATCGTGCTTCGAGTGTAcagagtaaaataaaaatgttggaGAAGCT GCCAGAATTAAAACCAATGGAAAAAGAGGGAGAAGTAACACTTCGGTTTCCAGACGTCGAACAATTAAGCCCACCAATATTGCAACTCAATGAAGTGTCCTTCAGTTACACTGGAGGAAGTGATAATGTGATATTCACTGGAGTAAATCTTACCGGCAGCTTGCAATCTCGCATTTGTATTGTAGGAGAGAATGGTGCAGGTAAAACAacgcttttaaaaataataactggTACTTTGAGTCCAACGAAGGGTACCGTACATGTCCATCGAAATTTGAAGTTTGGATACTTTAGTCAGCATCATGTCGATCAACTGGATATGCGTGTATGTCCGGTCGAGTTGTTACAAAATCACTTTCCAG GTAAACCTATTGAGGAATATAGGAGAATGCTTGGAAGTTTTGGAATAAGTGGTAATTTAGCCTTACAAACTATAAGTTCTCTGTCTGGTGGACAAAAGTCTAGAGTTGCCTTCGCGCTAATGTGCGCTGCTATGCCCAACTTTTTAGTGCTTGATGAACCCACGAATCATCTTGATATTGAGTCAATCGAAGCATTAGGAAAAGCATTGAATACCTGCCaa GCTGGTGTAATATTAGTTTCGCACGACGAAAGGTTAATTCGTATGGTGTGCACTGAACTCTGGGTATGCGGAGAAGGTTCCGTTCGGTGCATCGAGGGAGGATTTGACGAATACCGTAAGATCGTTGAAAGAGAACTTGAAATGTAA